The candidate division TA06 bacterium DNA segment CTCCCGAGGATGTTCTCAATGTCGTACCAAGAATCTGTGGCATATGCAGTCTTTCTCATAGGTACGCTGCTCTCAGAGGATTGGAAAGAGCCTTGAGTATTGAAGTGCCCCTCAGAACGAAACTCACAAGAGAGTTCATGCTTCTTGCGGAGATTATTCAAAGCCATTCATTGCATATTTTCTTTCTGTCTCTCCCTGATTTTCTTGGGCGTGCATCAGTTATGGATATGGTGGATAACTATGGTGAGGAGATCAAGTCTGCCCTTGCCATAAAGGGTTTCGGGTACTGGGTTATGGAGACCGTGAGCGCTCGAATGATTCACGGCGAGAATCCCATACTGGGGGGGTTCGGTGCTCATCCATCTAAAAAGGCTCTTATTGGAATAAAGAAGAAGGCGGAAAAGCTGATCTCAGATGCAGAAAGGGCCGTGGAGTTGTTTGCATCCTTCAAGTATCCTTCTTACGTGGAGCGTGATACAACTCTTATGGCGCTCAATCCCCCCGATGGAAAATACGGCTTTGTAGGTGATTCGCTTCTCATTTCCACAGGCGAAGAAAGAAGTGTGGAAGAATATAAGGAAGTGATTCAGGAACGGGTAGTTCCATACTCCTTTGCCAAGAGGTCAAGGCATAATGAGAAACCTTTCACTGTTGGGGCGATTGCAAGGATGAATCTTTTGGGCAAAAGATTGACAGGAGAGGCAGCAAAGCATTTCGAAAAGCTATACAGCAAGCGATGGATGAAAAACCCCTTTTTCAACAATTTAGCGCAGGCCATAGAGATTTTGCACTGTATCGAAGCCATCCCTGAACTGGTCGATAGGATAATGAAACTCGAAGAGCCAGTCGTGAAGAAACCATCCAAGAATAGCGGAACAGGAACTGGAGCCATAGAAGCGCCCAGAGGCACGCTATACCATTCCTATTCCATAAATGGTGGATCGATAAC contains these protein-coding regions:
- a CDS encoding Ni/Fe hydrogenase subunit alpha; protein product: MKRISIKSLARVEGHGGITVRTEGKKVKDVKVQIYEGPRLIEELVVGKSPEDVLNVVPRICGICSLSHRYAALRGLERALSIEVPLRTKLTREFMLLAEIIQSHSLHIFFLSLPDFLGRASVMDMVDNYGEEIKSALAIKGFGYWVMETVSARMIHGENPILGGFGAHPSKKALIGIKKKAEKLISDAERAVELFASFKYPSYVERDTTLMALNPPDGKYGFVGDSLLISTGEERSVEEYKEVIQERVVPYSFAKRSRHNEKPFTVGAIARMNLLGKRLTGEAAKHFEKLYSKRWMKNPFFNNLAQAIEILHCIEAIPELVDRIMKLEEPVVKKPSKNSGTGTGAIEAPRGTLYHSYSINGGSITSCDIVTPTGQNLDDIEEYLKTATENLLSKGTEDDLELKLEMVVRAFDPCISCSAHLVSVI